The Paracholeplasma brassicae genome includes the window TGTGATTCCGCCACAAGCGTTGTCACTATCTCAATATTTATATTTTAGAAATTTAAATTTAATTGGGACACCTTGGGCAATCGTGTTAATGAATCTATTAGGCATGGGGATTCGTTCTGGGATTTTCATCTTCATCTTTAGACAATTCTTTGCTGGCTTACCTAAAGAATTAGAAGAATCGGCTCAAATTGATGGGGCAGGGGTCTTTAGAACATTCTTTAGTGTCATGTTACCTAACGCACGTGGTGCGATGGTAACGGTGGGTCTATTTAGTTTTGTTTGGGCTTGGAATGACGCTTACTATGTCAAAATATTTGAAGTTTCAACTGAAAAGTTCCCGATTTTAACGATGCGTTTAATTAACGCAGCAGAAAACATGAAAGCACAACTCTTTTATGAGGGGATGCTTGATTTAGTCGGACAAGACGTATGGGAAAATCCATTGTTCTTGGCATTAATCTCTAACGTTAGTGCGTTATTGATGATGTTACCACTATTAATTATGTATTTATTCGTTCAACGCTTGTTCGTTGAATCAATTGAAAGAACCGGTATCGTCGGTTAATAGGTGATAATAATGAAGTTTGATAATCCTTTGGTTCAAAAATTAAATCAAATAGCGGATTGGATCATTCGAATTGTAGTGATCAACTTTCTTGTGATCTTATTTTCGATTCCACTAGTAACGATGTTTAATTCGTTTAGCAGTGGGTATCGATTGTTTCATGATTACATTAATAAGAAGAACACAAAGCTATTTTCAGGCTTCTTTACCTATTTTAAAGAATATTTTAAAACCAGATTGATGTTAGGTTTATTAATGACTTTGTTCCTTGTCTTAGGGTATCTTAACGTAACTTATTACGTTGAGACCCTAAATCAAGGGGCTGGGTTATTTTATCACTTAGGGTATTATGTGACGATATCATTTTTAGTAGGCGCGTACATTGTGTACTTGTATTTGTTTCCGGTATCGATGGTCTATCCAACAATGAAGTTTCGTTTAATGATTAAATTGGCATTTTTTGTCTCAGGAAAATTTGTGATAAGAACCATGTTATTAATTATTTCTACCCTTGTGCCATTCTTACTTTTATTTTCATCAATCACATCTTTAATATTTGTTTTTGCCGGAGTATCACTTTGGCTACTTATTGCAGTAATGATTACCAATGAAGTTACTGATTATCTTGAAAGGCTAGGTAAAAAAAATGATTAAAGTTGGCATCGAACGTATTGATGACTATTTAGAACTATTTAAAAATAAACGCGTGGGATTAATTACAAACCCAACGGGGGTTTGTCAAAATTTTAAAACCACGATTGAAGTACTCCAAGAAAAAACAAACTTAGTTAGTTTGTTCTCACCTGAACATGGGGTTAGAGGGGATTTACAAGCAGGGGTGAAACTTGATCCATACGTGGATGAGAAGACAGGTTCTATGGTTTATTCTCTTTATGGTGAAACCAGAAAACCGACCAAAGAAATGTTAGCAGACATTGACGTATTAGCCTATGACATTCAAGACGTTGGGGCACGTTTTTATACGTTTATCTACACCATGGCTTACAGTATGCAGGCAGCTAAGGATGAAAACAAATTGTTTGTTGTCTTTGATCGTCCTAATCCACTTGGTGGTTTAGAAGTTGAAGGTAACATTCTTGATTTAAAATACCGAAGTTTTGTTGGGTATTATCCAATGGTTCAACGTTATGGTTTAACTGTCGGTGAACTGGCTAAGTATTTTAATGAAGCGTTTGAGATTAACTGTAATCTTAAAGTAATCCCAATGGAAGGCTACAAACGTGGTATGGATTATGTGGACACTGGTTTGCCGTTTGTCATGCCATCACCCAACATTCCAACACCTATGAGTATCTATAGCTATATGGCAACTTGTTTAATTGAAGGTACAAACCTAAGTGAAGGTAGAGGCACAACAAAACCATTTGAAGTATTAGGAGCGCCTTGGTTAAATGCAAGTAATTTAATCAAGCGACTAGAAGCGTTAAATCTACCTGGTGTCAAGTATCGTAAACTTCATTTTACACCGATATTCTCAAAACATAAAGACACACTTTGTGAGGGCATTGAACTCTACATCACGGATAAAAAAGCATTCAAACCAGTTAAAACCGGGTTTGCGATTGTTTATTTGATTAAAGAGTTACACAAGGAGTTTGACTTTATTAAACCTTGGCGTGAAAACCAATTACCATTTTTTAATTTACTGACAGGCGATGACCTTTTTAATGGACATTACAGCCTAGACCAATTATTTGAAAAAATTGATCAAGACTCAAAAACATTTACTAAGATAAAGGAAAGGTATCACCTCTATGAAGTATAATTTAGACAAACTAACAATTGAAGAAAAAATCGGACAACTCTTTATGTTTGGAGTTCAATCAGACGTCGTTGATGAACGGACCATCAAACTAATTAGAGATTACAAAGTCGGTAATGTCATCTTGTTTGCAAGGAATTGCATCAATCCTAACCAATTATTCAAATTAAATCAGGACCTTCAAAAAGAAGCCTTAACACATTTAGGCATTCCGATGTTCATTAGTATTGACCAAGAAGGTGGTATGGTAACAAGAATATTTGAAGGCTCAACTTTCTTTCCGGGTGCGATGACGATTGGTGCAACAAGCAATGTTAACCGCGCATATTTAAATGGTGTTTATATGGGACAAGAGTTAGAAGCACTTGGTATCAACATGAACTTAGCACCTGTATTAGACGTCAACAACAACCCAAAAAATCCAGTCATCGGTGTTAGAAGTTATTCAGATAACGCTGAAGTAGTTGCTGATTTTGGGACTGCTTATGTCAAAGGCTTACAAGAAACTATTTTAGCAACAGCAAAACACTTTCCAGGCCACGGAGACACAAACGTTGACTCGCATTTGGCGTTACCTAAAGTAGATTATCCTATTGAACGTTTAGAATCCATTGAACTAGTACCATTCAAACGCGCAATTAAAGAAGGCATTCATGCAATTATGTCTTCACATATTGATTTTCCAGCATTCACGGAAAATGGACTACCAACCACGCTATCAGAAAAATGTTTAACCACATTCTTAAGAGAAGATTTAGGATTTGAAGGGTTAATTGTGACTGACGGTATGGAGATGAAAGCAGTTCAAGATCACTATGGCACCGTTGAGGCATGTCTAATGGCGGTTCAAGCTGGGGCGAACCAAGTTTGTATCTGTCATACAGAAGCACTC containing:
- a CDS encoding carbohydrate ABC transporter permease, coding for MKTNELVSKAKERYEEQLQRVESFLKDPKKNAKRKRVFQAFSSSFFRYAFLIGLSFVILFPTIQQILQALRAPQDVNNPAVIWIPEIWSTLNIKLAIGVLDYKDAALNTAFLSVVSMLLQIFATSLAGYSFSRLKTKFSNILFILVILTIVIPPQALSLSQYLYFRNLNLIGTPWAIVLMNLLGMGIRSGIFIFIFRQFFAGLPKELEESAQIDGAGVFRTFFSVMLPNARGAMVTVGLFSFVWAWNDAYYVKIFEVSTEKFPILTMRLINAAENMKAQLFYEGMLDLVGQDVWENPLFLALISNVSALLMMLPLLIMYLFVQRLFVESIERTGIVG
- a CDS encoding DUF624 domain-containing protein, whose protein sequence is MKFDNPLVQKLNQIADWIIRIVVINFLVILFSIPLVTMFNSFSSGYRLFHDYINKKNTKLFSGFFTYFKEYFKTRLMLGLLMTLFLVLGYLNVTYYVETLNQGAGLFYHLGYYVTISFLVGAYIVYLYLFPVSMVYPTMKFRLMIKLAFFVSGKFVIRTMLLIISTLVPFLLLFSSITSLIFVFAGVSLWLLIAVMITNEVTDYLERLGKKND
- a CDS encoding exo-beta-N-acetylmuramidase NamZ family protein — encoded protein: MIKVGIERIDDYLELFKNKRVGLITNPTGVCQNFKTTIEVLQEKTNLVSLFSPEHGVRGDLQAGVKLDPYVDEKTGSMVYSLYGETRKPTKEMLADIDVLAYDIQDVGARFYTFIYTMAYSMQAAKDENKLFVVFDRPNPLGGLEVEGNILDLKYRSFVGYYPMVQRYGLTVGELAKYFNEAFEINCNLKVIPMEGYKRGMDYVDTGLPFVMPSPNIPTPMSIYSYMATCLIEGTNLSEGRGTTKPFEVLGAPWLNASNLIKRLEALNLPGVKYRKLHFTPIFSKHKDTLCEGIELYITDKKAFKPVKTGFAIVYLIKELHKEFDFIKPWRENQLPFFNLLTGDDLFNGHYSLDQLFEKIDQDSKTFTKIKERYHLYEV
- the nagZ gene encoding beta-N-acetylhexosaminidase; protein product: MKYNLDKLTIEEKIGQLFMFGVQSDVVDERTIKLIRDYKVGNVILFARNCINPNQLFKLNQDLQKEALTHLGIPMFISIDQEGGMVTRIFEGSTFFPGAMTIGATSNVNRAYLNGVYMGQELEALGINMNLAPVLDVNNNPKNPVIGVRSYSDNAEVVADFGTAYVKGLQETILATAKHFPGHGDTNVDSHLALPKVDYPIERLESIELVPFKRAIKEGIHAIMSSHIDFPAFTENGLPTTLSEKCLTTFLREDLGFEGLIVTDGMEMKAVQDHYGTVEACLMAVQAGANQVCICHTEALQFKAFERFKEAVATGELPMAVLDERVSRVLKYKELLNDKYYDVAYEMIKPIVENETHQAFALETVRKAATLVKGKAYQQNGTTLFIGVLPKATSGADDTDGTYNMNKQIKHELPSIETMHLPINPTDEDISRLVKKANLYDQVVISSYNSNIYTNQIKAIEALSQLDNELYVVSMRNPYDLHYTDKIDNYVCLYEYTPNSIKVLIEYLRGALSFDGRLPIREK